From the genome of Desmodus rotundus isolate HL8 chromosome 2, HLdesRot8A.1, whole genome shotgun sequence, one region includes:
- the BOK gene encoding bcl-2-related ovarian killer protein → MEVLRRSSVFAAEIMDAFDRSPTDKELVAQAKALGREFVHARLLRAGLVWSAPERVPPAPGGRLAEVCTVLLRLGDELELIRPSIYRNVARQLSLSLQSESAVTEAFLAVAAQIFVAGITWGKVVSLYLVAAGLAADCVRQAQPALVHALVDCLGEFVRKTLAAWLRRQGGWTDVLKCVVSSEPGFRSHWLVAALCSLGRFLKAAFFVLLSDR, encoded by the exons ATGGAGGTGCTGCGGCGGTCCTCGGTTTTCGCCGCGGAGATCATGGACGCCTTTGACCGCTCGCCCACCGACAAGGAGCTGGTGGCTCAAGCTAAGGCGCTTGGCCGGGAGTTCGTGCACGCGCGCCTGCTGCGCGCCGGCCTCGTCTGGAGCGCGCCTGAGCGCGTCCCGCCCGCCCCAGGCGGCCGCCTGGCAGAGGTGTGCACCGTGCTGCTGCGCTTGG GGGATGAACTGGAACTGATTCGGCCCAGCATCTACCGTAACGTGGCCCGCCAGCTGAGCCTCTCCCTGCAGTCTGAGAGCGCGGTGACTGAAGCCTTTCTGGCTGTGGCTGCCCAGATCTTCGTCGCAG GCATCACGTGGGGCAAGGTGGTGTCCCTGTACTTGGTGGCCGCGGGGCTGGCCGCAGACTGTGTGCGGCAGGCACAGCCAGCCTTGGTCCATGCCCTGGTCGACTGCCTCGGGGAGTTCGTGCGCAAGACCCTGGCGGCGTGGCTGCGCAGGCAGGGCGGATGG accGACGTCCTCAAGTGCGTGGTCAGCAGCGAACCCGGCTTCCGCTCCCATTGGCTCGTGGCCGCGCTCTGCAGCCTGGGCCGCTTCCTGAAGGCTGCCTTCTTCGTGCTGCTGTCGGACAGATGA
- the THAP4 gene encoding peroxynitrite isomerase THAP4 isoform X2 — MEPPKMNPVVEPLSWMLGTWLSDPPGAGTFPTLQPFRYLEEVHISHVGQPVLNFSFNAFHPDTRKPMHRECGFIRLEPDTNKVAFVSAQNTGIVEVEEGEVNGQELHIASHSIARISFAKEPHVQQITRKFRLNSEGKLEQTVSMATTTQPMTQHLHITYKKVTP; from the exons AGCCCCCCAAGATGAACCCAGTGGTGGAGCCGCTGTCCTGGATGCTCGGCACCTGGCTGTCAGACCCGCCGGGAGCCGGGACCTTCCCAACGCTGCAGCCCTTCCGGTACCTAGAGGAGGTACACATCTCCCACGTGGGCCAGCCCGTGCTCAACTTCTC GTTCAATGCCTTCCACCCGGACACACGGAAGCCCATGCACAGGGAGTGTGGCTTCATCCGGCTGGAACCCGACACCAACAAGGTGGCCTTTGTCAGCGCCCAGAACACAG GCAtcgtggaggtggaggagggtgaggTGAACGGGCAGGAGCTGCACATCGCATCCCACTCCATCGCCAGGATCTCCTTCGCCAAGGAGCCTCACGTGCAGCAG ATTACCCGAAAATTCAGGCTGAATTCTGAAGGCAAACTTGAACAGACGGTCTCCATGGCAACCACTACCCAGCCCATGACTCAGCATCTTCACATCACCTACAAGAAGGTGACCCCGTGA